AAAAGTGGTGTGATGCCCATAAATGGACTAAGACATTTTCCTGAAGGAGATTCTTCAGGATGGTATATTTGGGCTGGAGAATATTCAGATGCAGATGATTTTTTTAAGCCGATGCATATCTTTCATTTAGAAGAATACTATCCTGAACTTTTAAAATATTTGACACTTCCTGCCGGTAATCGTTTTTTATTTGATAATAATGGATACGAAGATGTTTGGTTTGATGAAGGTTTGCTAGTTTATGATACTCAAAAATCTTAAAGCAAAAAATAACCAATGAATAGCGGAGAAGTTATAAAATTAGAGTTTACACCTTTAATAATTACTGTTATAATTCAGAAAGTAAGCAATTGTCAAATCTTGAAATGAACTGTTATTGATGA
Above is a genomic segment from Chryseobacterium mulctrae containing:
- a CDS encoding immunity protein Imm33 domain-containing protein; this encodes MDNKYVKEQKDICEKYSQDFFATSEELKVGISDNIKSGVMPINGLRHFPEGDSSGWYIWAGEYSDADDFFKPMHIFHLEEYYPELLKYLTLPAGNRFLFDNNGYEDVWFDEGLLVYDTQKS